attgaacccgggtcctcagaactgtgaggctgacgctctaaccagtcggccaccgtgccgcctgggcAAAAATCAGCTGATTTATTTAGTACACTTTACAATGTAAGAAAAAGATAcggacattcaaacaaacataaaatataaataaatctgccaaaaaaacaacaactaaaggaCAGAGTACTGTAAAACAGTCCTATGTTTTGcctgtaatttatatttttattgttgtaagcattaagggaacaaaataaaaggtattttattcattatatattttcgAAATTTATCACTGAGTAATcggttattttattattataaatattttagttattatttttactttattatatcgtaattttattatttattattatttatttatcggAATCCCCATCAgcctgaaacaaaaaaaaaaaaaaaaaaaaaaaaaagaaaacaccctCTCACGtcttttgaaattattattattattttcttaactcaaaatacttttgaaaaagCTTTTAACAACCTACAATGTGTCGCattgcgtgtgtttttttttttttttttgttgcagccaGCTGCTGTTTGAGGTACATCAACCGCCAGTTGCCATGCCAACGGATGTCAGGCTACACCTTCCAGTCCATGGGCAAGTCCTGCGACATCAACGCTGTCATGTGAGCTCATTACTTTCTATGAATATGACTTGTACTGCGCACTTTTCGCAGAAAAACATTCAACGATGAATAATTCACATGCTGTTAGTCCAAGGGTGGGGATTtttgtccgttttttttttttttgtgtcatttcaaaCTTCAGATCTCcaataaataatcaataaaatactgATTCAACCAAGTTGTAAGATTTGGCTTTATTGTGGCCACTTTGGCGAGCTGGATTATATCATATAATTTGGGTTAAATGGGTGTCATTCTCAAATGTTAGTTTTTCGACCAGATTACATTATCATCATCTATTTTAGGACAATGGAGCAAattcatgtaatattttatattttcagaaAGCGGCATTAAACGGCTTACTGCACTCCAATGGAGCAGATGAATGTCATGATTTTGATTTCAAGAAGTGGACATACCCTCTGTCGCCATGGAGAATGAATCATGAAATCTAAATTTAAGTTGAAGTGCTCTCTGCTGGGTGTGGAAAGACAGTACAATCAGTAATAGCAttagataagaaaaaaaagggtgCGCTTACAATCAATGAAAATTTGATTTTTATCATTGTTTAACAATCAGCGCATTAAGCGAACAAACTGGAATTTGAAAGGttaaaaaatattcatcaaTGGCTACTTTATACTATGACAAGAACTGATGTTTATGcagtaaaagaagcaaaaaatacaaatctgccgaaatggcccaaaatggtcaaaaaaaaaaaaaaaaggattgtaaAACCCTACAAAGCCGAAATGTTGAGTAAATActtcaaaagtgagcattattctttttttttgggcacaGTTTTCATTAGcgtgtgtacctaatgaagtgcctGTCGAGTGTTTTAATACATCACCTATTTGAAATTCCAGTCGTGATTGTGAAGGGTTTTAGTTGTGACGTGGTTGGCGAGTGAGCACTTTGTTCAGGGCGGGCACCTCAGCGGGTTCACCAACAAGCAGACTTTCCTCCCGCGCGCGCTCATTCTCACGCCGGTTTCCCCGGTTTTTCAGCCTGCACCTCCCCGGAAGGTTTTTGTGCGCCGACCCTGCTGCCAGCTGGACCCAAAGAGCGATGCGGTGCCTCGAGTGAGTAGGACGCCTCACGACGCCCTTTTCTGCTTTCCTCGTGCTCATTTGTGTGTCAAATAAACGTTGATTTCTGTGTAGCGAGCGCAGGAGGAAGAGCGACGAGGCCCTCCAGCAATCTGCCAACAACGCCACCGCAGCGGCAGCACCAGCATAAACTCTGACAGTCGCATTTGTTTTTCGCGCTGCATTCATGTTTGTGCTTCATCacttttgatttgatttcaacaCAAATCTAAGCTCTGTTTTATAAACAGCCAAGCATAGTATTCTGAATACTTGAACTTTGGAAAGTTCTCACATGTTCATGTTTTATGGTGGACAGTAAAAGTACGACGCATTTCGGTTCTCAAAGGTCTTTTCATGTTGTGCGGGTTTGGTGCCTGTTAATTTATTAAACTTTTTTGTCCCCTTAAATATCAGGTgtcgtcattttttttttttttttgcaccttcaGTCACTGCAATGACATGACAGAAACTCACTGCTCAAATTTCCATGCATGCAAGCACGTATGTTACGGGCCAAGAATTTCATCCTAATTATTTTCTGTATCCAATTATGAACTACAGATAACATTTCTGACACTGATAAAAGGATGTTTAATCCTTACTCGATGCTTCAAGAGAAATAGGAAAAGTGTATTAAGTTTTACGCCACTCGTTTTTTGGATAAACATGTCTACTCTCGGCCTCTGTAAGACTTCTGTTGCTTGTGTTTATTAGGTATGATCATTCATATGCTTTTTTACTCTTTGGAGATTTTCCCCCCCATGACCCTCAAAGACCAGCAGATGCATATTTCTGGTGGTggaaacacagacagttctcggGATTGTTTTAAGCTCTCTCTTGAACACTGTCACCACTGTcccataaaaaatacacatgatATGCAGATGTATAGTTTCAACATTCCCACCATCGTCCTTGATTTAACATATCGCGGTAAACCTAAAATCAATTTTTGGAAACACAAATCAAACAACCTCAGTGTGCACAAACTTTGTAGCACCTGGACAAATGAATgacatttaatatatatatatatatatatatatatatatatatatatatattcattattGTGCAGTTTGGGTCACTTAagaaaaagtcatcaaatttcagtgggaaagaaatacatttaaggAAATTTTCtttgctgtcaaatgtcaaaatgggaCCACAACATTATGTAAGGGATAAGAATGAGGACTACTCAGTTTGAATTGGCTTCGCACACACAGTACTAGCATGCTAGAGTGAATGAACGCCGACTTGATTGTTATCGCACACGTAAATAATTGTCCTTCGAAACTTGGTTAACCGCAGTGGTTGTAAGGAACAGCTATTTAAGGCGGCATTTACTCTTCAAGGTTCAAATGGCACAATTCCAATTGTTTTGCTCGATATGCGtcatggaagaaaaaaagcaccATGGAATCAGATATCTTCAGATCGGAATCAGGTCTCTAGCCTCTCGCTCGGGGACCTTTtctgtttcttcttctcttctcttaaTTACGCCCCATCAAaatccagtagagctcagtgccgctcggcatgttgtggcacaacgtggtactacactgaatgCGCCCAACTCTCGATTCTGGCTTGCTTGTATACTGTGAAAATAAaacccaggaaaaaaaagatcgcTTAAAAAGCCGCGACAGATGAACAGTGATATACAGTGGGTGTTCACTATATAGGCATTAAATTGAAATTAGGCTCTTGAACTTGccgtgtaaatccagcctaagaGAATACAAAAGCCAGTTCTACGTATCTCCGCCTTCATTACCTCCACCTCCTCATGGTTCATCACGTGCTGTCCTTCACGGTGAGGAGCAACAGTTCCCCGCCCACGTTGTCTCTGGTCTTCAGAGCCTGCCGGAGCTTCTCCCAGAAGAGGTCGGTGCACTGGGCCGCCCTGGGCCAGCTCAGGAAGGTCCACTTCTTCAGCAGCTTCCTCATGCGGTAGTAAGGAGACAGCTCCCAGACGGGAATGTCCTCCAGGAAGACCAGGATGAGAACATCCTTGTGCTCGTCAAACAGGCGAAAGCTGTGAGGACATTTTCACGTGACCTTTCCAGTGTTATGGTTACTGTATTattagaggtggcaaaagtactcaaatTCTGtgcttaagtagaagtacagatacttgtgaaagtcgaagtactgattcaactcatttacttaagtaagaaaaaaaacaaaacaaaaaaacagctcagactctaaaatgtacttcaaatcatatttcagtacagtaatgaagtatttgtacttggtaacttcccactattgttcatttttgatacagctcttgtattgcagTGTACTTCGAGTGGGCCTACCTGGCCACCTGAATCTCTCTGGAGCACCACTCGCTCTCCAGATATCTGCGACTGATCACACAGATTGTCTTTCTGCTGGCATAGATGGCCTGTGTGATGTTGTCAATGATGGGCTTCCCTGTAGGGTGATGAAAATTAGCGCAAAAATGACATCTTCTGGAGCAAAGGTGTTACTACAACACGACACTACCTGGCTCAAAGTCTCGGTGGTGCAGGCACAACTTCCAGCCCTGCTCTTCCTCAAGTTTGGGCAGCAGCTCCCTGAAGACCCAGTCCTCGTCGTGCGTGTTGTAAGAGACGAAGGCGTCGTAGAGACACTCAGGCTGCCTGTTCCTGAATTTCCTCTTGTAGAGCAGAGCCAGGAAGAGGTGGTAGGCGTAGGCCAGCTGCCATCGCAGGAAGTGGTAGGTGAAGGCCGCCAGCTGAAAAAGGAGGATGGCGCATGTGGTGGAGATGAAGTAGATGAACTCCACGTCTACCGAGCAGGATCCAACGTCAAGGTCCAGCAGCTTTAAGCCTTTAAGGTGCTGGGGGTAGTTGCATACAAAGTTATAGGCGTCAAACACTTGGGTTTCTGTTTTGTTCAACCACTGGAGGAACCAGGTGTTGTCGCAGTCACATAAGAAACTGTTCCCTTGAAGATCCAAATACACCAGAGCAGGAAGGGCTCCCATTTGTTCCTTTGTGATGACTGAATACTGGTTCCTTCGTGCTTGTAGGAACTCTAGCTTGGTAAGGTTGGCCTCATTTAAGAAATCTAGTGACAGAAGAGAGGTTCTTGAAATGTAGAGGCTTCGGAGATCCTGGATAGGATCAAACAACCTGGGGGAGACATCTGTGAGCTCATTTGAACTGATGTCAAGCTTCTGAAGCCGAGGTGTGTACTTGAACGTGTCTTGGTGCAAGGACGTAAGTTGGACATTCCTGGCATCAAAAATCAGAAGGTTGGTCAAACCTTGCAGGAAGTTGCGAGGCAGCTGGAACCTGCCCCTGCTGTGTTGTCCCGCCATGGCCAAAGTCTCCAGGCGAGAAAGCCGAGAGAACGGCGCCGAGGGCAATGCTGAACTGCTTTTGTACTTGATGCGATTGTCCAATAAACTCAACTTTCTTAAATTAATGAGATCGTTGAACACACCTGCGGTTATGTCGGTCTCTTGGATCTCATTGGATTGCAGCAGGATGTCTGTGAGCATCGTTAGGCCGACAAATGAACCGTTTTCAAGCTTGCAGAGTTGATTTCTCTGCATTGATAAGTTCTGGATAGACCGCAAGCCCTCAAAGTCTCCCTGTCGAATTGCGGTAAGTTTATTCTTATCCAGTTTCAGCTGTCTAAGATTTGGCAAGTATATTTTAAAAGCGCTGTTCAATTCAGTAATTTGGTTTATCTGCAGTTTGAGGACCTCAAGCTTGGTCAGATCCTTGAACACACACTGATTCACAGTCGAGATGGAGTTCTGATCAAGGCCGAGCACTCTGAGGTTGCCGAGGTCCGCAAAGTCTTGACACCCGAGAGAGCTGATGTTGTTGGAGCTCAGGTCCAGTTCCAGAAGTCTCGTCAAATTCCTAACGGCAGGTGGGACCAACGAGAGCCTGTTTTGGCTGAGAGTCAAGCTCTTCAGACCTTGAAGTGCTCTGAAAGAGTCGTTGAACATGTTTTGAATGCAATTGTCAGCTAAATCCAACTTGGTGACGGAGGAGCACAGCCGCAGCAAACGGGAATCGACCTGCCGAAGTGTGTTGCATCTGATTTGCAACTGTGTTAGTGTCGGGATGGTGCAGGACATGTTGAGCAGCTCTCTGAGGTTGCTTTTCATCGCATTCATCCTTAGAGTGCTCAGCGAGAAGTTTAGGCTCTGGAAAAGCCCTCTGGCATCTTTCTGTGCCAAGCGAAGTCCACTGATATCCAGCGTGGTTACCCGGCTGAGTCCCGCCGGCTCATCAATCTTCCATGACAACTTCTGCTTTCTCTGAGAACCGCCGATATTCAGCCAAGTgaggttttggaaaacatcgGCGCTGATACTGAAGACATCGATGTAATTCTGAGACATGTCAAGGTATGCTAGGCCCACTGTGCTGTTGGTCAGTTCCCAGGACTGGAAAATGGTTAAACCGATTTTCCTGATGAACAGATACTGCAGATTTGGTAAATGTTGTAATGCATAGTGAACCTTTGTCAAGTCCTTCAATTTGTTGAACGACAGGTCCAAGACAGTCAAATTTGTCAGGGGCTGAAAGGAGGAAGGGGCCACAGTTGTAATGTCATTGCTCATTAGTCTTAGCTCGGTCAGGTTGCTCAAACCACCAAAAACATCTCCCAGTTGTGCCAGACGGTTATTATTCAGATTTAACTTTCGGAGCGAGCGCAGGCTGGTAAAGGAACCTTTTTCTATCTGGGAAATGCTGTTGCGTTTTAGGTCTAACTGCAACAGGGCCGTGTAATTGATGAAATCCCCCGCTCGGATCTGAGATATTTTGTTCGCAGCCAAGTCAAAGGTTTTGACCGATGCCGGGATGTCCCCAGGGACAGCTCGTAGTTTGCTGGCCGAACAAATGGCGTTGTCCTTGCTTATTCGACAGTCCTTCAGTGCGAATCCAACGCAACTGTTGAGGGGCCaagagaataaaaaacaaaagctaaaCAATAAGGGTCGTCTAATTCCGACCACATCATCTTCCATCATGGGAGAATCCAGTCGTAATCTTGGCTCCAAACGTACAATTAAGTCCATTCAGGgagtgacatactgtattgtgaGATTAGGTTTAACAAGTGATCtaagaatacaaaaatataaacaaatgcGTTGAGAGAATGACGGCAATGACACGGAGGGTCACAAAATCTTCATACTTACCAAGAAGTTGATGAGTAAAAGGATGTGCTAGTTTATCGTTCATAAATGTTCCAGTGTAAGACAAAGTAAGAAAGGGTTggaaaggtttttgttttgctgtgagATTTCTGCTTTCTGTGGAGCAAGTGGGGAAGTGCGAGTGGGCGGCTTCTTAACTTGAAAACGGATCACATGGCCCAAGAGATAATATTGGTCAAGTTTACTTTCACTTTTCAATGTACTGTGCCGTCTAACTTCTATTCTTAAAATTCATTGGACAAATTTTTACCCCTCAAGGGAAAGTTCAACATTGTCAGTATTACATTTACAATCGTTAaaggattattttatttcttctatattcatttattttattacatttggcTATAACACATTTGATGTGCAGTATATAATTCATTGGATGATTATAGTTAACAGGCAAAACAATCCCTTCATTCACCACCTCTACAAATTTGAACAATACACAATAAATATcaacattattttcaatatgGAAATTAGAGAGGAATTGTTGTTGCTTAATGAATCAGTATTGAACATTTGTTCAATAATGTAATTTATGCTATAACCGATAGAGGAAAAAGATAAAGTGTacgttttcttttaataataaaaattaaacattcataCACATTTGATTCTTTTGCCACATAAAATAGCTGAACCACTGTGATTAAGATTCTTTTGTTGATGTCTCGAATAACTATTGTATGTAATTTGTAAAGATTGAAGATTTGACAgcagtaaaaataaagtaagaaataaagtaaatcaTATAAATAATTCAATAGGTAAATAGTAGTAtataatatgaaataataatataataataacagaaaATTAGTATTATGAAgagtagtatatatatatatatatatatatttatatatatatatatatatatatatatacatacacacacacacacacacacacactgtacattttATCTATTATATTATTCAATATAATAGTATtatatatgattattttttaaataaaaatatttacagttacAGTTACATTTCAGGCGGGAAAATGTACACTGTTGCAAAATCTGTAATTTTTCTTGCCAGTTATTCCGGAAAACAAATAGAGGAAGTTGTTCTTCATAATACTGGTCTCCATAGCGATTGAAAATATAAAAGGAAGTGCGCACATTTTACTCATATCCAGTACGAAAGTTTGTCTGGCAAGTATGAGAAAATACTGAATGTTAATATTCCACTTTCACTTCCTCAGCTACCATTCAGCGAACATAAATCCCATCCTCGTCAACATGTGGCGCTCAGCGAGCATCAAaagaataactttttttgtgcgACA
The genomic region above belongs to Phycodurus eques isolate BA_2022a chromosome 21, UOR_Pequ_1.1, whole genome shotgun sequence and contains:
- the ccl20b gene encoding C-C motif chemokine 20b, translated to MEGRTVYLLAALLILTTFTASTHSASCCLRYINRQLPCQRMSGYTFQSMGKSCDINAVILHLPGRFLCADPAASWTQRAMRCLDERRRKSDEALQQSANNATAAAAPA
- the tlr22 gene encoding toll-like receptor 22, with protein sequence MDLIVRLEPRLRLDSPMMEDDVVGIRRPLLFSFCFLFSWPLNSCVGFALKDCRISKDNAICSASKLRAVPGDIPASVKTFDLAANKISQIRAGDFINYTALLQLDLKRNSISQIEKGSFTSLRSLRKLNLNNNRLAQLGDVFGGLSNLTELRLMSNDITTVAPSSFQPLTNLTVLDLSFNKLKDLTKVHYALQHLPNLQYLFIRKIGLTIFQSWELTNSTVGLAYLDMSQNYIDVFSISADVFQNLTWLNIGGSQRKQKLSWKIDEPAGLSRVTTLDISGLRLAQKDARGLFQSLNFSLSTLRMNAMKSNLRELLNMSCTIPTLTQLQIRCNTLRQVDSRLLRLCSSVTKLDLADNCIQNMFNDSFRALQGLKSLTLSQNRLSLVPPAVRNLTRLLELDLSSNNISSLGCQDFADLGNLRVLGLDQNSISTVNQCVFKDLTKLEVLKLQINQITELNSAFKIYLPNLRQLKLDKNKLTAIRQGDFEGLRSIQNLSMQRNQLCKLENGSFVGLTMLTDILLQSNEIQETDITAGVFNDLINLRKLSLLDNRIKYKSSSALPSAPFSRLSRLETLAMAGQHSRGRFQLPRNFLQGLTNLLIFDARNVQLTSLHQDTFKYTPRLQKLDISSNELTDVSPRLFDPIQDLRSLYISRTSLLSLDFLNEANLTKLEFLQARRNQYSVITKEQMGALPALVYLDLQGNSFLCDCDNTWFLQWLNKTETQVFDAYNFVCNYPQHLKGLKLLDLDVGSCSVDVEFIYFISTTCAILLFQLAAFTYHFLRWQLAYAYHLFLALLYKRKFRNRQPECLYDAFVSYNTHDEDWVFRELLPKLEEEQGWKLCLHHRDFEPGKPIIDNITQAIYASRKTICVISRRYLESEWCSREIQVASFRLFDEHKDVLILVFLEDIPVWELSPYYRMRKLLKKWTFLSWPRAAQCTDLFWEKLRQALKTRDNVGGELLLLTVKDST